From one Culex quinquefasciatus strain JHB chromosome 3, VPISU_Cqui_1.0_pri_paternal, whole genome shotgun sequence genomic stretch:
- the LOC6040641 gene encoding LOW QUALITY PROTEIN: transcription factor grauzone (The sequence of the model RefSeq protein was modified relative to this genomic sequence to represent the inferred CDS: inserted 1 base in 1 codon), whose amino-acid sequence MEKVANSCRLCLQPDVNNPSGLTDFATNSVDSAPLSDKLSSVFSFTLEKIDVLPKLVCGTCCTMVGDFHDFSERVQHNQEYLRMLVDQQEQVKQEAMDGDWDGEEVGRGTEVAPEIVKIEPELLPEGDSDGDNSEGENRLDESSESDSDFSEGDDDWTPQVTESREEEPVVRTKRKYTRRAPLKPKKEKKKPGHDPSKDYRNKPKEEIEEEDRLILEYFKFACELCHDPADTFIELRRHFREIHNQKGFHRCCNKKLFKRCHLLEHIQVHLNPNLYGCDLCSKSFSTKEYKELHWMQTHATVDRPFKCDKCPKSFIQKGQLTSHMGRHQLYPCTLCDKVLAGKGXLSAHMVNMHSDEGRMICDTCGREFKTKTCFDKHTKRHMGVVEDTSIECTECHEILHNKATLKKHMIAKHTQTNEQHICNQCGKQAPNKFALESHKRKVHCEEKYCCEFCEKRFKNPTTLKEHRATHTGEILYQCLYCTTTFNSKANFYTHIKKIHPAEWEQEKMAKKTQRKLQRQQPGP is encoded by the exons ATGGAAAAGGTCGCCAACAGTTGCCGCCTGTGTCTGCAGCCGGATGTAAACAACCCATCCGGATTGACCGACTTTGCAACCAACTCCGTAGACAGCGCTCCCTTGAGTGATAAACTCAGCAGTGTTTTTAGTTTTACG ttggaaAAAATAGACGTCCTGCCCAAGTTAGTTTGCGGAACCTGCTGCACCATGGTCGGTGACTTTCACGATTTCTCCGAGCGGGTCCAGCACAATCAGGAATACTTGCGAATGCTCGTGGACCAGCAGGAGCAAGTCAAGCAGGAAGCAATGGACGGAGACTGGGACGGCGAGGAGGTTGGTCGAGGAACGGAGGTTGCCCCGGAAATCGTAAAGATCGAGCCGGAACTGCTGCCAGAGGGTGACTCCGATGGGGACAACAGTGAGGGTGAAAACAGGTTGGACGAATCGTCGGAATCGGACTCGGATTTCAGCGAGGGAGATGACGATTGGACGCCGCAAGTTACGGAGAGTAGAGAGGAAGAACCGGTGGTGAGGACAAAACGAAAGTACACGAGGCGAGCGCCGTTGAAGCCGAAAAAGGAGAAAAAGAAACCCGGACACGACCCCTCGAAAGATTACCGCAACAAGCCGAAAGAGGAGATTGAAGAAGAGGACCGACTGATCTTGGAGTATTTCAAGTTTGCTTGCGAACTTTGTCACGATCCCGCCGATACGTTTATCGAGCTACGGAGGCACTTTCGAGAGATACACAATCAAAAGGGCTTTCATCGGTGCTGCAACAAGAAACTGTTCAAGCGGTGCCATCTGCTGGAGCACATCCAAGTACATCTCAATCCGAACCTTTACGGTTGCGATCTCTGTTCGAAGAGCTTCTCGACAAAGGAGTACAAAGAACTTCACTGGATGCAAACGCACGCAACAGTCGACCGCCCCTTCAAGTGTGACAAATGCCcgaaaagtttcatccaaaaagGCCAGCTGACATCGCACATGGGTCGTCACCAACTGTATCCGTGCACGCTGTGCGACAAAGTTCTCGCCGGAAAGG TCCTCAGCGCTCACATGGTCAACATGCACTCCGACGAAGGCCGAATGATCTGCGACACGTGCGGTCGCGAGTTCAAAACCAAGACCTGCTTCGACAAACACACAAAGCGACACATGGGCGTCGTCGAAGACACCAGCATAGAGTGCACCGAGTGCCACGAAATCCTCCACAACAAAGCGACCCTCAAGAAGCACATGATCGCCAAACACACGCAAACAAACGAGCAGCACATTTGCAACCAGTGCGGCAAGCAAGCGCCCAACAAGTTCGCCCTCGAATCCCACAAGCGGAAGGTGCACTGCGAGGAAAAGTACTGCTGTGAATTTTGCGAAAAGCGCTTCAAAAATCCGACGACCCTCAAGGAACACCGCGCCACCCACACCGGCGAGATCCTGTACCAGTGCTTGTACTGCACGACGACGTTCAACTCGAAGGCGAACTTTTACACGCACATCAAGAAGATCCACCCGGCCGAGTGGGAGCAGGAAAAGATGGCCAAGAAAACGCAGCGCAAGCTGCAGCGGCAGCAGCCGGGACCGTAG
- the LOC6040640 gene encoding gastrula zinc finger protein XlCGF26.1, protein MDLGEHVCRLCLRNLTTPTSTSIEDSKIRCKLDAVFNFPITCNDEESLPSRVCSDCSLRVTDFHEFSETVRSNQDQLKARKRAVVSLDGEIVESLLKQEPVAMEEDNDDFGSDGGGGGEIGDDLEDSFNVKVEMDSPDLDDSDDDQDEYKPPAIVKKKVGRPRKYPKENGDIDESGNGQLSPEKRQRRAEQDKLISDFFPLKCEPCSESFEGFLEFKRHTRKTHNRAVEFNCCGKELSRRGDILNHIAVHTNSKFECDICGKKFSRFYCLQAHQQLHGSSDKPFKCGQCDRSFSKKNFLVTHQKMHRDQQCPICLETIIGENSASLRKHIAEKHESQDPTKPNEAKLICATCGKQYSFLSRKAFSRHVKKHTGEIAEERVQCHICSQWLSCKTYLKIHIDTRHNEEDTRIECDVCHQVYPNRKCLMTHKQRVHIEEKFACDLCERKFKRRINLIEHRAAKHTGQTLYSCEDCSMVTNSNATLYAHRKKKHPEKWMEEKAKAAAGVII, encoded by the exons ATGGACCTTGGGGAGCACGTATGCCGGTTGTGTCTGCGGAACCTGACGACGCCGACCAGCACTTCGATCGAAGATTCCAAAATCCGGTGCAAACTGGACGCGGTGTTTAATTTTCCC ATAACTTGCAACGATGAGGAGTCGTTGCCGTCGCGCGTTTGCTCGGACTGCTCCCTGCGGGTCACGGACTTTCACGAGTTTTCGGAAACGGTTCGGTCGAATCAGGACCAGCTGAAGGCTCGTAAGCGGGCCGTGGTTTCGCTGGATGGGGAGATCGTGGAGTCGCTGCTGAAGCAGGAACCGGTGGCCATGGAGGAGGACAACGATGACTTTGGGTCGGATGGGGGCGGTGGAGGAGAGATTGGGGATGACCTTGAGGACTCGTTCAACGTGAAGGTGGAGATGGACTCGCCGGACTTGGACGACAGCGACGACGATCAGGACGAGTACAAACCTCCGGCGATAGTGAAGAAAAAGGTGGGAAGGCCTCGGAAGTACCCGAAGGAGAATGGAGATATTGACGAGTCTGGCAATGGTCAGCTGAGTCCGGAGAAGCGCCAGAGGCGTGCGGAACAAGACAAGCTGATTTCGGATTTCTTCCCGCTCAAGTGTGAACCGTGTTCGGAATCGTTTGAAGGTTTCCTTGAGTTTAAGCGACACACTCGCAAGACACACAACCGAGCTGTGGAGTTTAACTGCTGTGGAAAGGAACTGTCTCGCCGAGGGGACATTCTGAACCACATTGCGGTTCACACCAACAGCAAGTTCGAGTGTGATATTTGTGGGAAAAAGTTCTCTCGTTTTTACTGTCTTCAGGCTCACCAGCAGCTACACGGATCATCCGATAAGCCCTTCAAATGCGGCCAGTGTGACCGCAGTTTTAGCAAGAAAAACTTCCTTGTTACGCATCAGAAGATGCACCGTGACCAGCAGTGTCCAATCTGTCTGGAAACCATCATCGGGGAAAACAGTGCCAGTCTGCGGAAGCACATCGCCGAAAAGCACGAGTCCCAGGACCCGACCAAACCCAACGAGGCCAAACTGATCTGCGCAACCTGCGGCAAACAGTACAGCTTCCTCAGCCGTAAAGCCTTCTCGCGGCACGTGAAAAAGCACACCGGAGAAATTGCCGAGGAGCGCGTCCAGTGCCACATCTGCTCGCAGTGGCTCAGCTGCAAGACGTACCTTAAGATCCACATCGACACCCGCCACAACGAGGAGGACACGCGCATCGAGTGCGACGTCTGCCACCAGGTTTACCCCAACCGGAAGTGCTTGATGACGCACAAGCAGCGCGTTCACATCGAGGAAAAGTTTGCGTGCGATCTGTGCGAGCGCAAGTTTAAGCGACGGATCAACCTGATCGAGCATCGTGCGGCGAAGCATACCGGCCAGACGCTGTACTCGTGCGAGGATTGCAGTATGGTTACGAACTCTAACGCCACGCTGTACGCGCACCGCAAGAAGAAGCACCCGGAGAAGTGGATGGAGGAGAAGGCCAAGGCAGCGGCCGGGGTGATCATTTAG
- the LOC6040635 gene encoding transcription factor grauzone, translated as MELEVLDLSVCCRLCLRSCTAADDPSSLDEPNLADRLKYVFRRAFCESEWIPRLICQKCNSLVKDFHRFAQLVHRNQDYLESLELPGKTEVDFDQIEESESARIEDGDGAVDNSNEGEVEHAEEANVTIDQEESESEEDVGKTKSQKEDARIKQYYKIQCDICFAEYEAFTELSTHFRDVHGISGYIKCCDKKLYRRCRLLEHISKHLDPETFRCKLCNKNYACKTSLELHNMHKHLPQDQKPFQCPKCPRSFVKKYQLKAHSVRHVAVECPDCGKIMSSRLSLRDHLLKMHGESGRFICDTCGAEFRTKVAFDRHLQKHRGVSSRDTDRAQCEQCQKWFSTTVGLRQHIKTQHTESGEQFVCPICGKVAPNSAALRQHKSVTHAEQKHECEYCGKRFRRAISLKEHRATHTGEVLYSCKTCSMTFNSNANMYKHQKKVHPEEWVKNKGAKG; from the exons ATGGAGCTTGAAGTCCTGGATCTGTCCGTATGTTGCCGGTTGTGCCTGCGGTCCTGTACAGCGGCGGACGATCCCTCCTCACTGGACGAACCCAATCTAGCGGATCGGTTGAAGTACGTCTTCCGAAGAGCG TTCTGCGAATCGGAATGGATTCCCCGGTTGATCTGCCAGAAATGCAACAGTTTGGTCAAGGACTTTCACAGGTTTGCTCAACTTGTGCACAGGAATCAAGACTATCTGGAGTCTTTGGAGTTGCCGGGAAAGACTGAGGTTGATTTTGACCAGATTGAGGAGTCCGAATCAGCTCGGATAGAGGACGGTGATGGTGCTGTCGATAACTCTAACGAAGGTGAGGTGGAACATGCTGAAGAAGCAAATGTTACAATCGATCAGGAAGAATCTGAGAGTGAAGAAGACGTTGGTAAAACCAAGTCCCAAAAGGAAGATGCCCGCATCAAGCAGTATTACAAGATTCAGTGCGATATCTGCTTCGCAGAATACGAAGCCTTTACGGAGTTGTCGACACACTTTCGGGACGTACATGGCATTTCAGGTTACATCAAGTGCTGCGATAAGAAGCTGTATCGAAGATGTCGTCTGCTGGAGCACATTTCCAAGCATCTCGATCCGGAAACATTTCGCTGCAAGCTGTGCAACAAGAACTACGCGTGTAAAACAAGTCTTGAGTTGCACAACATGCATAAGCATCTTCCTCAGGATCAGAAGCCTTTCCAATGTCCCAAGTGTCCGCGGTCCTTCGTGAAGAAGTACCAACTGAAGGCTCACTCCGTACGCCACGTGGCGGTTGAATGCCCCGACTGCGGCAAGATCATGTCCAGCCGGCTATCGCTGCGGGATCATCTGCTGAAGATGCACGGCGAGTCGGGTCGTTTCATTTGTGACACGTGCGGTGCCGAATTCCGAACTAAAGTGGCCTTTGACCGGCACCTGCAAAAGCACCGGGGAGTGTCCTCGCGGGATACCGATCGAGCGCAGTGCGAACAGTGCCAAAAGTGGTTCTCGACCACCGTGGGTCTGCGGCAGCACATCAAAACACAGCACACGGAGTCCGGTGAGCAGTTTGTGTGTCCGATTTGTGGCAAAGTGGCGCCGAATTCGGCCGCCTTGAGGCAGCACAAATCGGTGACGCATGCGGAGCAGAAGCACGAGTGCGAATACTGCGGGAAGCGCTTCCGGCGGGCCATTTCGCTGAAGGAACATCGCGCTACGCACACGGGAGAGGTTTTGTACTCGTGCAAGACGTGTTCGATGACGTTCAACTCGAACGCCAACATGTACAAACATCAGAAGAAGGTTCATCCGGAAGAATGGGTTAAGAATAAAGGTGCTAAGGGATGA